The following coding sequences lie in one Polluticoccus soli genomic window:
- a CDS encoding low molecular weight protein-tyrosine-phosphatase, with translation MRILMVCLGNICRSPIAEGVMRHKIRRHGLDWEVASAGTLPYHIGEAPHKYSQKVCKANGVDISSQRAQKFTAKHFEQYDRIYAMADDVYDEIRRIGGHTADMTKVDLFLNELEPGCDGCVPDPWYGNEDGYLPVYDMINRTCDAIIEKYNNRNV, from the coding sequence ATGAGAATATTAATGGTCTGCCTCGGTAATATCTGCCGCTCGCCAATAGCGGAGGGGGTGATGAGGCATAAGATACGCCGGCACGGGTTGGATTGGGAAGTGGCTTCTGCAGGTACACTGCCGTATCATATTGGCGAAGCGCCGCATAAGTACTCGCAGAAAGTATGTAAGGCCAACGGCGTTGATATATCTTCGCAGCGGGCGCAGAAGTTTACGGCAAAGCATTTTGAGCAGTACGACAGGATATATGCCATGGCCGATGATGTGTATGACGAGATCAGGCGCATTGGCGGCCACACGGCAGACATGACGAAAGTAGACTTGTTCCTGAATGAGCTGGAACCGGGCTGCGATGGCTGCGTGCCCGACCCCTGGTATGGTAACGAAGATGGCTACCTGCCAGTATATGATATGATAAACCGCACCTGCGACGCAATAATAGAAAAATACAACAACCGGAATGTCTAA
- the hisS gene encoding histidine--tRNA ligase translates to MSNKPSIPQGTRDFSPAEVRRRQYIFNTLRDIFENYGFQPLETPSMENLTTLMGKYGEEGDRLIFKILNNGLNKIEGEKREKLNAEWSKVLEKSYSTPVVTERALRYDLTIPFARYVVMHQNDLAFPFRRYQMQPVWRADKPQRGRYREFWQCDADVVGSTSLINEAELLCIYQSAFHKLGVPQVTIKVNSRKLLAGIAEVCGMPELMMDITIAMDKLDKIGWEGVSKELGERGISANGINQIKDFVYLTGDNETKLSALENIMQSSESGKQGVAELRQTLAYHKDLANAEWQADVVVDISLARGLNYYTGVIVEVVTSAVKMGSIGGGGRYDDLTGLFGLKGLSGVGVSFGIDRIYDVIEELNLFPQELVAGTKVMLVNFGGANEQYALKTVQQLRNAGIAAEVYPDAAKFDKQMKYANKRGIPFVILPGDEEREKQMLSLKNFTTGEQKMMTLPEVLNLLSS, encoded by the coding sequence ATGTCTAACAAACCATCGATACCTCAAGGCACACGCGATTTTTCACCTGCGGAAGTCCGCAGGCGTCAATATATATTCAATACCCTCCGCGATATTTTCGAGAACTACGGTTTCCAGCCGCTCGAAACTCCTTCTATGGAGAACCTTACAACCCTGATGGGTAAGTATGGTGAAGAGGGCGACAGGCTGATATTTAAGATCCTCAACAACGGTCTGAACAAAATCGAAGGTGAAAAAAGAGAAAAACTGAATGCTGAGTGGAGTAAAGTTCTGGAGAAGTCGTACTCTACGCCTGTAGTTACAGAGCGTGCTCTGCGTTATGATCTGACTATCCCGTTTGCACGCTATGTAGTGATGCACCAGAACGACCTGGCATTCCCGTTCCGCCGCTACCAGATGCAACCGGTATGGCGCGCCGATAAGCCACAAAGAGGACGTTACCGGGAGTTCTGGCAGTGTGATGCGGATGTGGTTGGTAGCACTTCGCTGATCAACGAGGCGGAGCTGTTGTGCATCTACCAAAGCGCTTTCCATAAGCTTGGCGTACCACAGGTAACTATCAAAGTAAACAGCCGCAAGTTGCTGGCCGGTATTGCCGAAGTATGCGGCATGCCTGAGCTGATGATGGACATTACCATAGCCATGGACAAGCTGGATAAGATTGGTTGGGAGGGTGTAAGCAAAGAGCTTGGTGAGCGTGGTATCAGCGCTAACGGTATCAACCAAATAAAGGACTTTGTCTATCTAACGGGAGATAACGAAACGAAGCTCTCGGCCCTGGAAAATATCATGCAGTCGTCTGAAAGCGGCAAGCAAGGTGTTGCAGAACTGAGGCAAACACTTGCTTATCATAAAGACCTGGCTAATGCAGAATGGCAGGCCGACGTAGTTGTTGATATTAGCCTTGCACGTGGTCTTAACTATTACACAGGCGTGATCGTAGAAGTAGTAACCAGTGCGGTTAAGATGGGCAGCATCGGAGGCGGTGGCCGTTATGATGATCTTACAGGTTTGTTTGGTTTGAAGGGACTGTCGGGTGTTGGTGTATCCTTCGGTATCGACAGGATATACGATGTGATAGAGGAGCTGAACCTGTTCCCACAGGAATTAGTAGCAGGTACTAAAGTGATGCTGGTAAACTTCGGCGGAGCTAACGAACAGTATGCTCTAAAAACAGTACAGCAACTACGCAATGCAGGTATCGCTGCTGAGGTATATCCTGATGCTGCTAAGTTTGATAAACAAATGAAATACGCCAATAAGCGCGGCATTCCGTTCGTGATATTGCCAGGCGATGAAGAGCGCGAGAAACAAATGCTCAGCCTCAAGAATTTTACTACCGGTGAGCAAAAGATGATGACCTTACCAGAAGTTCTTAATTTATTGTCCTCTTAA
- a CDS encoding DUF6089 family protein: protein MKRIILCFALLMPLLSYAQPHHEIGLSAGVANYYGDLQDRIFDSYTNRPMGGLSYKFFMNPHVGLRFGANYGNITGADSLSTAKVKQERNLRFGSNIFEVNGGIEINLFPVETDRMKFSPYIFGGIGIFSFNPYTDGLSGEKVFLRPLSTEGQNIPVYPDRKEYGIVNVSFPFGGGVKFFVGKTLMMAGEVGFRWTNTDYLDDVSKSYVNLDTLRAYRGQQAVDLAFRGDESRNFDGNYPNYKFQRGESQSNDWYMFANITVGIYLKAFGNLNDYWQAHCPAFFRR from the coding sequence TTGAAACGGATTATACTCTGCTTTGCGCTGTTGATGCCCCTACTGTCTTATGCCCAGCCTCACCACGAGATCGGGTTAAGTGCAGGGGTTGCCAACTACTACGGAGACCTACAGGACAGGATTTTCGACAGTTATACCAACAGGCCAATGGGTGGCCTCTCTTATAAATTCTTTATGAATCCCCACGTGGGGCTTCGTTTCGGAGCTAACTATGGCAACATCACTGGTGCTGACAGCCTGTCTACTGCGAAGGTGAAGCAAGAGCGCAACCTCCGTTTCGGTTCTAACATCTTCGAAGTGAACGGTGGTATTGAGATCAACCTTTTCCCGGTTGAAACAGACCGCATGAAGTTCTCTCCTTACATCTTCGGTGGTATCGGCATCTTCTCGTTCAACCCGTATACAGACGGCCTGTCGGGCGAAAAGGTTTTCCTGCGTCCGCTGAGCACTGAAGGACAAAACATTCCGGTATATCCTGACAGGAAAGAATACGGCATTGTGAACGTGTCATTCCCATTTGGTGGTGGTGTTAAGTTCTTCGTTGGTAAGACCCTGATGATGGCAGGTGAAGTTGGCTTCCGCTGGACAAACACAGACTACCTGGATGATGTGAGCAAATCATACGTTAACCTGGATACACTGCGCGCCTATCGTGGCCAGCAGGCAGTAGACCTTGCCTTCCGTGGCGACGAAAGCCGCAACTTCGATGGCAACTATCCTAACTATAAATTTCAGCGTGGCGAAAGCCAGTCTAACGACTGGTATATGTTCGCAAATATCACCGTTGGTATCTACCTGAAAGCATTCGGCAACCTGAACGATTACTGGCAGGCACACTGCCCGGCCTTCTTCCGCAGGTAA
- the tyrS gene encoding tyrosine--tRNA ligase, which produces MNLIKELQERGLIQDIMPGTEEQLEKEMTSGYVGFDPTADSLHVGNLVPITLLMRLQRAGHKPFALVGGATGMIGDPSGKSAERNLLDMDTITKNCEGIKRQLARFISFGEDIPNGAVMVNNYDWFKNFSFLDFIRDAGKHISVNYMMAKDSVQKRLETGLSFTEFTYQLIQGYDYYHLNKENNVKLQMGGADQWGNIVTGTELIRRKGGSDAFAFTCPLVTKSDGSKFGKSEQGNVWLDAERTSPYQFYQFWLKQADDDAAKFSMIFSFRPVEDIKALIEEHKTAPHQRKLQKALAEELTIMVHSKEDLEFAQKASDILFGQSTVDALRALNEKQLLEVMDGVPQVSGTKEALREGLDLISFLADRGVFSSKGEARKMIQNGGLSLNKEKIAGAEFILKEEHLLNEKYMLIQKGKSNYTLAIFN; this is translated from the coding sequence ATGAACCTCATTAAAGAATTACAAGAAAGAGGCCTGATACAGGACATCATGCCGGGCACCGAAGAGCAGCTGGAAAAAGAGATGACGTCCGGCTATGTGGGCTTCGATCCTACTGCTGATAGCCTGCATGTGGGCAACCTGGTGCCTATTACCCTGCTGATGCGTTTGCAACGTGCTGGCCATAAGCCATTTGCGTTGGTTGGCGGTGCTACCGGCATGATCGGCGATCCGTCCGGTAAATCGGCCGAGCGCAACCTGCTGGACATGGATACCATCACCAAAAACTGTGAAGGGATCAAAAGGCAGCTGGCAAGGTTCATCAGCTTCGGTGAGGATATACCTAATGGCGCGGTGATGGTCAACAACTATGACTGGTTCAAAAACTTCAGCTTCCTTGATTTTATCCGCGATGCAGGTAAGCACATCTCGGTGAACTATATGATGGCCAAAGATTCGGTACAGAAACGCCTGGAAACGGGTTTATCCTTTACCGAATTTACTTACCAGCTGATACAAGGTTACGATTACTACCACCTGAATAAAGAGAACAACGTAAAGCTGCAAATGGGCGGTGCCGATCAGTGGGGTAACATTGTTACAGGTACTGAACTCATTCGTCGCAAAGGTGGCAGTGATGCATTTGCGTTTACTTGTCCGCTGGTAACTAAGAGTGACGGTAGCAAGTTTGGTAAAAGCGAACAAGGCAATGTCTGGCTGGATGCAGAACGTACTTCGCCATACCAGTTCTACCAGTTCTGGCTGAAGCAGGCGGATGATGATGCAGCGAAGTTCTCGATGATCTTCTCTTTCCGTCCGGTTGAAGATATTAAAGCGTTAATAGAAGAACACAAAACTGCACCACACCAACGCAAGCTGCAAAAAGCACTGGCCGAGGAGTTGACCATAATGGTTCACAGCAAAGAAGATCTTGAGTTCGCACAAAAAGCTTCTGATATATTGTTTGGTCAGTCGACAGTAGATGCACTGCGCGCACTAAACGAAAAGCAACTGCTTGAAGTAATGGATGGTGTACCCCAAGTGTCAGGTACAAAAGAAGCCCTGCGCGAAGGTCTTGACCTGATCAGCTTCCTGGCCGATCGTGGCGTGTTCTCATCAAAAGGTGAAGCACGTAAGATGATACAGAACGGCGGGCTGAGCCTGAACAAAGAAAAGATAGCAGGCGCTGAATTTATCTTGAAAGAGGAACATCTGCTGAATGAGAAATACATGCTCATTCAGAAAGGTAAGTCTAACTATACGCTGGCTATATTCAATTAG
- a CDS encoding Maf family protein, translating to MHKIVLASQSPRRKQLMEAAELDFDIIIADVDETNPPGMPGHLVPEHLAKKKAAAIEERVHDAIIIAADTVVLLDDHILGKPTSEENAVEILTRLSGRMHEVVTGVCMQKGDKQVSFSVTTEVYFRKLTEEQIRHFVTNYKPFDKAGAYAIQEWIGMVGIEKINGDYYNVMGLPIGEVVIALKQFD from the coding sequence ATGCATAAGATCGTACTCGCCTCTCAATCTCCCCGCAGGAAACAATTGATGGAAGCAGCGGAACTCGATTTCGATATCATCATTGCAGATGTCGATGAGACCAATCCGCCGGGCATGCCCGGCCATCTTGTGCCGGAACACCTGGCTAAAAAGAAAGCGGCGGCTATTGAAGAGCGCGTACACGATGCTATCATTATTGCTGCCGATACAGTGGTATTACTAGACGACCATATTCTTGGCAAACCAACCAGCGAAGAGAATGCAGTAGAAATACTAACGAGGCTATCAGGCCGAATGCATGAAGTGGTAACGGGTGTGTGTATGCAAAAAGGCGATAAACAAGTGAGCTTTTCGGTGACGACAGAAGTATACTTCAGGAAGCTGACTGAAGAACAGATCCGCCACTTTGTAACCAACTACAAACCTTTTGATAAAGCCGGCGCTTATGCAATACAGGAATGGATAGGCATGGTGGGCATCGAAAAAATAAATGGCGATTACTACAACGTGATGGGCCTGCCCATCGGTGAAGTAGTAATCGCCTTAAAACAGTTTGACTAA
- a CDS encoding geranylgeranylglycerol-phosphate geranylgeranyltransferase, with amino-acid sequence MAWLKLVRWYNLVIIFLTQLFAWGLVILPMQQHANSNLLLSAGNFFMLAVSTVLIAAAGYIINDYFDIKIDAINRPDKVVLEKRIPLKSAIVMHTVLNVAGIILALVVARRGGHYSWVLLQLVCTGMLWFYSTHLKRQFMSGNITVALLSAFTITALMLYEPALHGYISQPAIIRTATSAMPNPVWVLGVYIFFAFMLTWMREIVKDMEDFKGDAEQGCVTMPIKWGLQKSEWFTQAIGVVATLPLLQAGIKLIMSGWTILGCYTLVALVIPLIIWMIVLGKKTTQQHYHSAATQLKGIMVAGILSLIIYYIEAHA; translated from the coding sequence ATGGCCTGGCTAAAACTGGTACGGTGGTATAATCTGGTCATCATTTTCCTGACGCAGCTTTTTGCCTGGGGATTGGTGATATTACCCATGCAGCAGCACGCTAATAGCAACCTACTATTAAGCGCAGGTAATTTCTTCATGCTGGCTGTCTCTACCGTACTTATCGCAGCAGCCGGCTACATCATCAACGACTATTTCGACATCAAGATCGACGCCATCAATCGGCCCGATAAAGTGGTGCTTGAAAAGCGCATACCGCTCAAGTCAGCCATCGTAATGCACACCGTATTGAATGTAGCGGGTATTATCCTGGCACTGGTGGTAGCACGCAGGGGCGGCCATTATTCGTGGGTATTGCTGCAGCTGGTTTGTACCGGGATGCTCTGGTTCTACTCCACGCACCTGAAAAGGCAATTCATGTCGGGTAATATTACCGTTGCCTTGCTATCAGCGTTTACCATAACTGCGTTGATGTTGTACGAACCAGCATTGCACGGTTATATCAGCCAGCCTGCCATCATTCGCACAGCTACTTCTGCAATGCCCAACCCGGTTTGGGTTTTGGGCGTTTACATCTTCTTTGCCTTCATGCTCACCTGGATGCGCGAGATAGTGAAGGACATGGAAGACTTTAAAGGCGATGCAGAACAGGGCTGCGTGACCATGCCTATCAAATGGGGATTACAAAAGTCAGAATGGTTCACACAGGCAATTGGAGTTGTTGCGACCCTACCATTGCTACAGGCGGGCATCAAACTTATCATGTCTGGCTGGACGATACTAGGATGTTACACACTCGTTGCGCTGGTCATTCCGTTGATCATATGGATGATCGTGCTTGGCAAGAAAACCACGCAACAACACTACCACTCTGCCGCTACACAGCTGAAAGGCATCATGGTAGCCGGCATACTTTCACTCATTATCTACTACATCGAAGCACATGCATAA
- the pyrE gene encoding orotate phosphoribosyltransferase, with translation MSTQKHFAEKLLQIKALQVNLQQPYTWASGWRSPVYCDNRKVLSFPHVRDFVKSELANMVLEHFPDAEVIAGVATAGIAHGVMAADLLKLPFIYVRSKPKEHGMGNQIEGFMEPGKKVVVIEDLVSTGKSSLQVVDALREAGAEVIGMCALFTYGFPVATEAFEKAMVPLRTISNYGALMEVAEDQKLVQSAQKETLEQWRIDPGTWGK, from the coding sequence ATGAGTACCCAAAAACATTTTGCTGAAAAGCTGTTGCAAATTAAAGCTTTGCAGGTCAACCTGCAACAACCATATACCTGGGCGTCGGGCTGGCGCTCGCCTGTTTACTGCGACAATCGTAAAGTATTGTCATTCCCCCATGTACGCGATTTCGTGAAGAGCGAATTGGCCAACATGGTGTTGGAACATTTCCCCGACGCTGAAGTAATTGCCGGCGTAGCTACTGCTGGTATCGCACATGGCGTAATGGCTGCCGACCTGCTGAAGCTGCCATTCATCTATGTACGTAGCAAACCGAAAGAGCACGGCATGGGTAACCAGATCGAGGGTTTCATGGAGCCTGGCAAAAAGGTTGTAGTTATCGAAGACCTGGTATCTACAGGCAAAAGCAGCCTGCAAGTGGTGGATGCACTGCGTGAAGCTGGCGCGGAGGTGATCGGCATGTGCGCCTTGTTCACTTATGGATTCCCAGTTGCGACAGAAGCATTTGAAAAAGCTATGGTGCCGCTGAGGACGATCAGCAACTACGGTGCACTGATGGAAGTGGCCGAAGACCAAAAGCTCGTACAATCGGCACAAAAAGAAACGCTGGAGCAATGGCGTATAGACCCCGGCACCTGGGGCAAATAG
- a CDS encoding NUDIX hydrolase, whose translation MDTTQKIYYNNKPLVLTNDAAAYVESEPEATSYKLYDGAFTGNFRMAIHHLDEAGTQGAIVEDRQTEKLWEELYKLYEPIDAGGGVVLNEDGHVLMIFRRGKWDLPKGKLDDGEDIADCALREVSEETGLKHLELKEKVCDTYHIYSQYGQNLLKHTTWFKMLGTSKDKLEPQEEENILEVKWIPEGELHQVIDKSYDAIRETLQQSGFRW comes from the coding sequence ATGGACACTACACAAAAAATATACTATAATAACAAGCCATTGGTGCTGACGAACGACGCGGCAGCATACGTGGAAAGTGAGCCTGAGGCGACCAGTTATAAGTTGTATGACGGCGCATTTACCGGCAATTTCCGCATGGCAATACACCACCTTGATGAAGCCGGAACGCAGGGAGCAATAGTAGAAGACAGGCAAACCGAAAAGCTGTGGGAAGAGCTGTATAAGCTTTACGAGCCGATAGATGCCGGGGGCGGGGTAGTGCTGAATGAAGACGGCCATGTTTTGATGATCTTTCGTCGCGGGAAATGGGACTTGCCAAAAGGAAAGCTGGATGACGGCGAGGACATTGCCGACTGTGCCCTCAGGGAGGTGAGCGAAGAAACGGGGCTGAAGCACCTGGAATTGAAAGAAAAAGTGTGTGACACGTATCACATATACTCCCAATACGGGCAGAACCTGTTAAAGCACACTACCTGGTTCAAAATGCTGGGAACATCGAAAGATAAACTGGAACCACAAGAGGAGGAGAATATCCTGGAAGTAAAATGGATACCCGAAGGAGAACTCCACCAGGTAATTGACAAGTCGTATGATGCCATTCGTGAAACGCTGCAGCAAAGCGGTTTTAGATGGTAG
- a CDS encoding YeiH family protein: MIQNETTRKVIFITLAVLCLTPLITPPVALLLGLLVAQFVGHPYLKQNKKYTTMLLQISVVGLGFGMNLHSAMEAGKQGISFTIASIIGTLLLGALLGYWLKIDKKTSHLISSGTAICGGSAIAAVSPVIHAEEEQISVALGIVFILNSIALLIFPPIGHALGLTQKEFGMWAAIAIHDTSSVVGAAKVYGQEALEVATTVKLTRALWIIPLALGTALVYKDNTKKIKIPYFIGYFIIAMAINTYVPAIHPVSPFIVQAAKAGLTLTLFLIGAGLSKKTIRSVGVRPFIQGIILWVVISSTALWAVLSLVD; this comes from the coding sequence ATGATCCAAAATGAAACCACACGTAAGGTAATTTTCATAACACTTGCAGTATTATGCCTTACACCGCTCATCACACCCCCGGTAGCATTGCTGCTGGGTTTGCTTGTAGCGCAGTTTGTAGGTCACCCCTACCTGAAGCAGAACAAGAAATACACCACGATGCTGTTACAGATATCTGTGGTGGGACTGGGCTTTGGCATGAACCTGCACAGTGCTATGGAAGCAGGCAAACAGGGTATCAGCTTTACTATCGCATCTATAATAGGCACCTTACTACTGGGTGCATTATTGGGTTATTGGCTGAAGATCGATAAAAAGACATCTCATCTTATTTCGTCAGGCACAGCTATCTGCGGTGGTAGCGCCATTGCTGCGGTTTCTCCCGTAATACATGCCGAGGAAGAACAGATATCTGTGGCTCTTGGTATCGTGTTCATTCTCAACTCGATCGCTCTTCTTATTTTCCCACCAATCGGGCATGCGTTGGGCCTGACACAGAAAGAGTTTGGCATGTGGGCTGCTATTGCCATACATGACACTAGTTCGGTTGTGGGGGCCGCCAAGGTTTACGGACAGGAAGCACTAGAAGTAGCCACAACTGTTAAGCTTACAAGAGCTCTTTGGATCATACCCTTAGCGCTGGGTACAGCCTTGGTTTATAAGGACAATACTAAAAAGATCAAGATCCCATACTTCATTGGGTACTTCATAATAGCCATGGCCATCAATACCTATGTGCCTGCTATTCATCCTGTTTCGCCTTTTATAGTGCAGGCTGCTAAGGCAGGATTGACCCTGACCTTGTTCTTGATTGGCGCTGGATTGTCAAAGAAAACCATCCGTTCTGTAGGGGTAAGGCCGTTCATTCAGGGCATCATTCTCTGGGTGGTAATCTCATCAACGGCGCTCTGGGCGGTACTTTCGCTGGTCGATTAA